A stretch of the Oceanicola sp. D3 genome encodes the following:
- the argE gene encoding acetylornithine deacetylase: protein MTPRDILEKLVSFPTVSSESNLDLIDWVEGWLAERGIASTRVPDSTGQKAALFASVGPDAPGGVLLSGHTDVVPVAGQNWASDPWQVEERDGRLYGRGVADMKGFDALALWAMGQAAERGVARPLQIGLSYDEEIGCFGAPPMIEALQASGLPRAEAVIVGEPSVMKPVTGHKGNLGFRIEVKGFPVHSSMMHEGVSAIMEAARLIDWANEVNAAQFARTPSAEEAVFNPPCTTLHVGKIKGGEAHNITAEHCELMFDFRVMPTDASADWRARLEEKVAEIEAGMKATHPDVGFTLHELFDVPGLAPESGTEARAEPLVRRLTGDNAPGGVVSFASEAGQFQNARYSTVICGPGDIAQAHKADEYMTVTQFDEGRRFMERLLDHLKE, encoded by the coding sequence GTGACCCCACGCGATATCCTCGAAAAACTCGTGTCTTTTCCGACGGTTTCCTCGGAGAGCAATCTTGACCTGATCGACTGGGTGGAGGGCTGGCTGGCGGAGCGCGGCATTGCCTCGACCCGGGTGCCGGATTCCACCGGGCAGAAGGCCGCCTTGTTTGCCTCCGTTGGTCCCGATGCACCGGGCGGCGTGCTGCTTTCGGGGCATACCGATGTGGTGCCGGTGGCGGGGCAGAACTGGGCCAGTGACCCTTGGCAGGTAGAGGAGCGCGACGGGCGGCTTTATGGCCGGGGCGTGGCCGATATGAAGGGGTTTGACGCGCTGGCGCTTTGGGCGATGGGGCAGGCGGCGGAGCGGGGCGTGGCGCGGCCTTTGCAGATTGGCTTGAGCTACGATGAAGAGATCGGCTGCTTTGGTGCGCCGCCGATGATCGAAGCGTTGCAGGCCAGTGGTTTGCCACGTGCCGAAGCGGTGATTGTGGGCGAACCTTCGGTGATGAAGCCGGTGACGGGGCATAAGGGAAACCTCGGCTTTCGGATCGAGGTGAAGGGCTTTCCGGTGCACAGCTCGATGATGCATGAGGGCGTCAGCGCGATCATGGAGGCGGCGCGGCTGATTGACTGGGCCAATGAGGTGAACGCGGCGCAGTTTGCGCGCACGCCGAGCGCGGAGGAGGCGGTGTTCAACCCGCCCTGCACCACATTGCATGTGGGCAAGATCAAGGGCGGCGAGGCGCATAACATCACCGCCGAACACTGCGAATTGATGTTTGATTTCAGGGTGATGCCGACGGACGCCTCGGCGGATTGGCGGGCGCGGCTTGAGGAGAAGGTGGCAGAGATCGAAGCGGGCATGAAGGCCACGCATCCGGACGTTGGCTTTACACTTCATGAACTTTTCGACGTGCCGGGCCTTGCCCCGGAATCAGGCACCGAGGCCCGCGCCGAACCTCTGGTGCGCCGCCTCACCGGCGACAATGCGCCGGGCGGGGTGGTGAGTTTTGCATCGGAGGCCGGGCAATTTCAGAATGCCCGTTATTCTACCGTGATTTGCGGGCCGGGAGACATTGCACAGGCCCACAAGGCAGACGAATATATGACCGTGACACAATTTGACGAAGGCCGCCGGTTCATGGAGCGCCTTCTCGACCACCTCAAGGAGTAA
- a CDS encoding M20 aminoacylase family protein yields the protein MPIKNRLSEMQSEIAEWRRDFHMHPEILFETHRTSKIVAEKLRDFGCDEVTEGIGRTGVVAVIKGKANGSGKVIGLRADMDALPIHEQTGLDYASKTDGAMHACGHDGHTAMLLGAAKYLAETRNFDGTVVVIFQPAEEGGGGGREMCEDGMMERWGIQEVYGMHNWPGVPTGQFAIRPGAFFAATDQFIIDIEGKGGHAAKPQETVDSTVVASHTVLALQTIVSRSADPTKEVVVSVTSFETSSKAFNVIPQRVQLKGTVRTLSADTRSMVEQRLPAIAEKTADVFGAVAKVQYLKGYPVMVNSEEQTEFAAEVARSVAGECAEAPLVMGGEDFAFMLEERPGAYILVGNGDTAAVHHPEYNFNDEAIPAGCSWWAEIVEKRMPAA from the coding sequence GTGCCCATCAAGAATCGTCTTTCCGAGATGCAGTCCGAGATCGCCGAATGGCGGCGGGACTTTCATATGCATCCGGAGATCCTCTTTGAGACTCATCGGACCTCGAAGATCGTGGCGGAGAAGCTACGCGACTTCGGTTGCGATGAGGTTACCGAGGGGATCGGGCGCACGGGCGTTGTGGCGGTGATCAAGGGCAAGGCGAATGGCTCGGGCAAGGTGATTGGCCTGCGTGCCGACATGGACGCGCTGCCGATCCACGAGCAGACCGGCCTCGACTATGCCTCGAAAACCGATGGCGCGATGCATGCCTGTGGCCATGACGGGCACACCGCTATGCTGCTGGGCGCGGCGAAATACCTGGCCGAGACCCGCAATTTTGACGGCACCGTGGTGGTGATTTTCCAGCCCGCCGAAGAGGGCGGCGGCGGGGGCCGGGAGATGTGCGAAGACGGGATGATGGAGCGCTGGGGCATTCAGGAAGTCTATGGAATGCACAATTGGCCCGGCGTTCCGACCGGCCAGTTTGCCATCCGCCCCGGGGCGTTCTTTGCCGCGACCGACCAGTTTATCATTGATATTGAAGGAAAAGGTGGCCATGCCGCCAAGCCGCAGGAGACGGTCGACAGCACGGTTGTGGCCTCGCATACGGTGCTCGCGCTGCAGACCATTGTGAGCCGGAGCGCGGACCCGACCAAGGAGGTGGTGGTTTCTGTCACCAGCTTCGAGACAAGCTCAAAGGCGTTCAACGTGATCCCCCAGCGGGTGCAGCTCAAGGGAACGGTGCGGACCCTTTCGGCAGACACCCGCTCGATGGTGGAGCAGCGGCTTCCGGCGATTGCCGAGAAGACGGCAGATGTGTTCGGGGCGGTGGCGAAGGTGCAGTATCTGAAGGGCTATCCGGTGATGGTGAACTCGGAGGAGCAAACCGAGTTTGCTGCCGAGGTCGCCCGCTCGGTTGCGGGGGAGTGTGCAGAGGCGCCGCTGGTGATGGGGGGCGAGGATTTTGCCTTCATGCTGGAGGAGCGCCCGGGGGCTTATATACTCGTTGGCAATGGCGATACGGCGGCGGTGCATCACCCGGAATACAACTTCAATGATGAAGCGATTCCAGCGGGTTGCAGCTGGTGGGCCGAGATCGTGGAGAAGCGGATGCCGGCGGCCTGA
- a CDS encoding MarC family protein encodes MLPFEQLLQEFITLWVVIDPIGTVPVFLAVTAGLTTRARRSVALKAVIVAGAVLLAFMIAGQLILEALGLGLPSFQIAGGLVLFLFAISMIFGPGKPEAEIAEAEESTTQTAIHPVAIPSIASPGAMLAVVVLTDNDRFSIPHQAQTAGILLLILGITLAFLYLASPILKMIGPAGASIISRVMGMILAAVAVDAVLRGLVQIGALAPF; translated from the coding sequence ATGCTCCCCTTCGAACAGCTCCTTCAGGAATTCATCACGCTTTGGGTCGTCATCGACCCGATCGGCACGGTGCCGGTGTTCCTCGCCGTCACAGCCGGGCTCACCACCCGCGCCCGCCGGAGCGTTGCCCTGAAGGCGGTGATCGTGGCCGGTGCCGTTTTGCTGGCCTTCATGATCGCAGGTCAGCTCATTCTCGAAGCCCTCGGCCTTGGCCTGCCTTCCTTCCAGATCGCGGGCGGCCTTGTGCTCTTCCTCTTCGCCATTTCCATGATCTTCGGGCCCGGCAAGCCGGAGGCAGAGATCGCCGAGGCAGAAGAGAGCACCACGCAAACCGCCATTCACCCGGTCGCCATCCCCTCCATCGCCTCCCCCGGTGCCATGCTCGCCGTGGTGGTGCTGACCGACAACGACCGGTTTTCCATCCCCCATCAGGCCCAAACAGCGGGTATCCTGCTGCTGATCCTCGGCATCACCCTCGCCTTCCTCTACCTCGCCAGCCCGATCCTCAAAATGATCGGCCCGGCAGGCGCCTCCATCATCAGCCGTGTGATGGGCATGATCCTCGCTGCCGTGGCGGTGGATGCGGTGCTGCGCGGCCTCGTCCAGATCGGTGCCCTCGCCCCGTTCTGA
- the gap gene encoding type I glyceraldehyde-3-phosphate dehydrogenase, whose amino-acid sequence MAVKVAINGFGRIGRNVLRAIIESGRTDIEVVAINDLGPVETNAHLLRFDSVHGRFPAEVTTSETTMDVGRGPMEVTAIRNPAELPWADVDVVLECTGIFTSKEACAAHLENGASRVLISAPGKNADATIVYGVNHDSLTKDAIVVSNASCTTNCLAPVAKVLNDSIGIAKGFMTTIHSYTGDQPTLDTMHKDLYRARAAAMSMIPTSTGAAKAVGLVLPELNGKLDGVAIRVPTPNVSVVDLTFEAARDTTVEEINEAMTAAANGPLKGILAVTDKPNVSIDFNHDPHSSTFALDQTKVMEGRMCRILSWYDNEWGFSNRMSDTAVAMGKLI is encoded by the coding sequence ATGGCCGTCAAAGTCGCCATCAACGGGTTCGGTCGGATCGGCCGCAACGTGCTCCGCGCCATCATCGAGTCGGGCCGCACCGATATCGAGGTTGTCGCCATCAACGATCTGGGCCCGGTCGAGACCAATGCCCACCTGCTGCGCTTTGACTCCGTCCACGGGCGCTTCCCCGCCGAGGTGACGACGAGCGAAACCACCATGGACGTGGGCCGCGGCCCGATGGAAGTCACCGCCATCCGCAACCCCGCCGAGCTGCCCTGGGCCGATGTCGATGTCGTGCTCGAATGCACCGGCATCTTCACCTCCAAGGAGGCCTGCGCCGCGCACCTCGAAAATGGCGCCTCCCGCGTGCTCATCTCCGCACCGGGCAAAAACGCCGACGCCACCATCGTTTACGGCGTCAACCACGACAGCCTCACCAAAGATGCCATCGTCGTCTCCAACGCGTCATGCACCACCAATTGCCTCGCGCCGGTGGCCAAGGTGCTCAATGACAGCATCGGCATCGCCAAGGGCTTCATGACGACGATCCACAGCTACACCGGCGACCAGCCCACGCTGGACACCATGCACAAGGATCTCTACCGCGCCCGCGCCGCAGCCATGTCGATGATCCCCACCTCTACCGGGGCCGCCAAGGCCGTGGGCCTCGTGCTGCCGGAGCTGAACGGCAAGCTCGATGGCGTCGCCATCCGCGTGCCCACCCCCAACGTCTCGGTGGTGGACCTCACCTTCGAAGCCGCACGCGATACCACCGTGGAAGAGATCAACGAGGCCATGACAGCCGCCGCCAACGGCCCGCTCAAGGGCATCCTCGCGGTGACCGACAAGCCCAACGTCTCGATCGACTTCAACCACGATCCGCACAGCTCCACCTTCGCGCTCGATCAGACCAAGGTGATGGAAGGCCGCATGTGCCGCATCCTCAGCTGGTATGACAACGAGTGGGGCTTCTCCAACCGCATGTCCGATACCGCCGTGGCTATGGGCAAGCTGATCTGA
- a CDS encoding glyceraldehyde-3-phosphate dehydrogenase: MTNRLAIILFVLVVVAILADGLLNSGAATLFMLKKFSDLTEWLAIWR, translated from the coding sequence ATGACAAACCGTCTCGCCATCATCCTCTTCGTTCTCGTCGTCGTCGCCATTCTGGCCGACGGGCTGCTGAACAGCGGTGCGGCAACGCTTTTCATGCTGAAAAAGTTCTCCGACCTTACGGAATGGCTGGCGATCTGGCGCTAG